The DNA sequence CGAAGTAGCCGTCGCCGGCCGCCGAGTACACGCGGTCGGGCGCGAGCCGGTGGGTGGACGCGGTGTGCGTATCGTACGGTCCGCCCGGTACGCGGTCTTCCCACGTCCGCCCGCCGTCGGGCGATTGCACAAGCGCCCCCGCCTCGATCGCGACGTAGAGCCGCCCGGTGGAGACGGGATCCGGCTCGATCCACCGGACGTGATGGGTCTCCGGTCTCGGCGGGAAGCTCCAGGTCGATCTGGACGGGAGGGCGAGCAGTCCGCCCGATTGCGTCCACGATGCGCCGCCGTCGACCGAGCGAAAGACGCCGCTCGGCTCGGTGCCGGCATACACGACGGCGGGGCCGTCTTCGGACTCGGTCGCGCTGACGGCGACCGACATCACGTCCCGATGGGTGATCCCGGGGCCGGCCTCCTCCCACGAGCGCCCGGCGTCGTCGCTCCGCCAGAGGCCGTGTCCGAGCGTACCGCAATAGATGTTGGACGGAACGAGCGGGTCGACGGCGACGCTTTCGACGGCGCGCTGCTCGAGATGACGCTCGACGGTCCACGCGAGGGCGTGGTGGACGACCAGCAGCCCCTGTTCGGTGGCGACAAAGAGCGTTAGCATCTCTTTGATTGTACCCGCGCGCCTGCCCGCAGAGGCGCGGACGCCGCCGGCCGCGGGCGGTGGCCCGGGATGATTCGTGCGCCGCGGAGTGGAACTCTCTTGCGCAGCCCGTAGTCGCGCACGTTTCTCAAACCATTCGGACGGGAGGCATGGCCCATGGCGTTCAAGGCGGCGGATCTGAGCCGGGTCCGCGTGCTGGACTTGTCCCAAAATTTTAGCGTGGACTCGCCGCCGTTCGCGTTCTACGAGGGTCCCACGATCAAGTGGGTCAAGAAGATGGCGTTCGAGGGCGTGAACGCCCAGCTGATCAGCAGCACCAACCACATCGCGACGCATCTCGACTCGCCGCTGCACTTCAACGACCCGGGGCCGGACGTCGCCGGCATTCCGCTCGAGTCGCTGCTCGGACCGGCGTGCATCGTCGATTTGACCCAGTTCGGCGTCGGCGATTACGACATCTACGGGCCGGAGCACTTCGAGCGCTGGGAGCGCAAGCACAAGGTCAAAATCCGGCGCGGCGACATCCTCGTCATCCACACCGGCTACCATCACTACTACAACGAGGACTGGTACAAGGCGCGCAACCGCGACAAGCCCGACCTGCCGCGGGCGTTCCTCAAACACCCCGGCCCGCAGCTCGAGTTCTGCGACTGGGTGCTCGACCGCGGTATCCGCTGGCTCGCCGTCGACGCGATCTCGACGGACCATCCGTTCAACACGAACGTCCGCCGGGCGCGGCCGGATCTCGTGCCGGAGGTGGAAAAGAAGATCGGTATGCCGATGGACGAGGCGTTCCCGTGGCCCGAGGCCTACCAGGCCACGCACACGTACCTGTTCCCGAAGGGCGTCT is a window from the bacterium genome containing:
- a CDS encoding cyclase family protein, producing MAFKAADLSRVRVLDLSQNFSVDSPPFAFYEGPTIKWVKKMAFEGVNAQLISSTNHIATHLDSPLHFNDPGPDVAGIPLESLLGPACIVDLTQFGVGDYDIYGPEHFERWERKHKVKIRRGDILVIHTGYHHYYNEDWYKARNRDKPDLPRAFLKHPGPQLEFCDWVLDRGIRWLAVDAISTDHPFNTNVRRARPDLVPEVEKKIGMPMDEAFPWPEAYQATHTYLFPKGVFHVENVGGMIDEVLNMRVWFGAFPFRFKGGEAAFCRCFAFVQK